A window of Deinococcus ruber genomic DNA:
ATGCAGCGATCCTGAATAACTTCGATGCCCACTGCCGAAAGCTGGTGGGCGACCTCGTCGTCGCGGATGCCCTGCTGCATCCACACCACCTTCGGCAGCGGCTGCATGCTGAGGATGTCTTGCAGGTGCTGATACACCTTATCGGAGCGGCGGAAAATTTCCACCACGTCCACCGGCTCGGTCAGTTCAGAGACTGTGCTGACGGCGGCGCGTCCGAAGTAGCTTTCGCCCCGCGCCGCCAGCGCCGGATTGACCGGAATGACAGTGTAGCCGTTGCGGTCGAGGTATTCCGGCACGTAGTACGCAGGCTTTCCGGGGTCGCGGTGAAAGCCGATGACCG
This region includes:
- a CDS encoding CoA-binding protein, which gives rise to MSILSSREDVIRVLSDSKVIAVIGFHRDPGKPAYYVPEYLDRNGYTVIPVNPALAARGESYFGRAAVSTVSELTEPVDVVEIFRRSDKVYQHLQDILSMQPLPKVVWMQQGIRDDEVAHQLSAVGIEVIQDRCMLADHRMWL